In Candidatus Methylomirabilis tolerans, a single window of DNA contains:
- a CDS encoding 50S ribosomal protein L23: MREVYQIIRRPLITEKGTDLKDRANQYLFEVAGDANKIEIKRAVESLFRVKVRQVRTLSVKGKKKRLGRFVGRTSNWKKAVATLNEGETIEFFEGA; encoded by the coding sequence TCCTCTTATCACCGAAAAGGGGACGGATTTGAAGGATCGCGCTAACCAGTACCTTTTCGAAGTTGCCGGAGATGCCAACAAGATCGAGATTAAGCGGGCGGTTGAATCGCTTTTTCGGGTGAAGGTGCGTCAGGTGCGAACGCTCTCCGTAAAGGGCAAGAAAAAGCGGCTGGGCCGTTTTGTCGGTCGTACATCCAATTGGAAGAAGGCAGTGGCAACCCTGAATGAAGGGGAAACCATTGAATTCTTCGAGGGAGCGTAG